Proteins from a genomic interval of Leptospira kanakyensis:
- a CDS encoding biotin/lipoyl-containing protein, which yields MLDKNLKRIQFQESESAWIRSFTVESIKCLIVCRGPVRKETMDVFDAIGVKEYGILLSEKDSIVYPKALAPELRNFRFPENIHRVPDYMGAGKEEKEQRIRQIIGITKDNGYTHIFAGYGFMAEDAEFIEAIEKAGITFMGPSSHVAKGAGAKDEAKKLARSLNVSVTPGVDNITALALLRKTGNSKDGLLKVAKENNLNFSFNDSKALEDNAEDLLQLSYEKTIDITSIPDLQKESSILCEDIWKKYPGKRIRFKYIGGGGGKGQRVISEKSEIDAAVMEILAESKVTAVGSNRNFLIELNIENTRHNEIQLIGNGEWSLSLGGRDCSLQMHEQKLLEISQTVELLQKEADLVRSSNAKKAAILDKDVQTLKDMENQAEVFGKAIRLNSVSTFECIVEGNSFFFMEVNTRIQVEHRVTEMVYKMKFTNPNDPNDIFYIDSLVEAMAVLSIHGPRVPKPERIVRNVSGAEVRINATNRALQPHAGGIIQNWSKTLPEEIRDDQGICTRNPDTGAFVHYNLAGAYDSNVALIVSYGTSRTENLEILGNILRKTELRGQNLETNLLVHYGLIQWILGKDAMFKPSTAFMISYLAGIGSLQSIINDLDLEYLWTEKTKAADADLKKVLNKKMTLVIRPLERLLANPHLLGGFLGFFDGKLWTRTGNNVAFNENPIQFLDSLYYYLNLDTTEEKASSEKIWDHDANLLLEAKAFYSELSTRTGLSTWKDLSDALAKGKNPSKSLSDDLWNASVASHNGFQAGLETLLLLPKIGIKSNFFGLDVNADLDGVVPDEFKNKDTRDAFIKTLNPPPKMSGDEIVAPMGGMFYSKEAPNLPMLISEGDHFQAGQPLFIIEVMKMFNKILAPVSGTIVKNLMVDSDGKIVTKAQPIFKIKPDEILKEESPEEIRTRKVKVTKELGLG from the coding sequence ATGTTAGATAAGAATTTAAAACGCATTCAATTCCAAGAGTCCGAGTCTGCATGGATTCGTTCCTTTACTGTGGAATCGATCAAATGTCTGATTGTTTGCCGTGGCCCTGTTCGTAAGGAAACCATGGATGTTTTCGATGCGATTGGTGTGAAGGAATACGGAATTTTACTTTCCGAAAAAGATTCCATCGTTTATCCAAAGGCTCTTGCTCCGGAACTTCGTAACTTTCGATTCCCAGAAAATATCCACCGAGTTCCTGATTATATGGGAGCGGGTAAGGAAGAGAAAGAACAACGCATCCGCCAAATCATTGGAATCACCAAAGACAATGGATACACTCATATCTTTGCCGGTTACGGATTTATGGCAGAAGATGCTGAATTCATCGAAGCCATTGAAAAAGCAGGGATCACTTTTATGGGACCAAGTTCCCATGTAGCCAAAGGTGCTGGTGCCAAAGACGAAGCAAAAAAACTCGCAAGAAGTCTCAATGTATCGGTAACTCCTGGGGTCGACAATATCACTGCTCTTGCTTTACTTCGTAAAACGGGAAATTCCAAAGATGGACTTCTTAAAGTTGCAAAAGAAAATAACTTAAACTTTTCTTTTAATGATTCCAAAGCATTGGAAGACAATGCGGAAGACTTACTCCAACTTTCTTATGAAAAAACCATAGACATCACTTCCATCCCTGACTTACAAAAAGAATCTTCCATCCTTTGTGAAGATATTTGGAAAAAGTATCCAGGCAAACGAATCCGGTTCAAATACATCGGTGGTGGTGGTGGAAAGGGACAACGTGTCATCAGTGAAAAATCTGAAATTGATGCTGCTGTGATGGAAATCCTTGCGGAATCTAAAGTTACTGCTGTTGGTTCCAATAGAAACTTCCTAATTGAACTTAACATTGAAAACACACGCCATAACGAAATCCAGCTCATTGGTAACGGAGAGTGGTCTTTGTCTCTGGGGGGCCGTGATTGTTCTTTGCAGATGCATGAACAAAAACTTTTGGAAATTTCGCAAACGGTTGAGTTACTCCAAAAAGAAGCGGATCTCGTTCGTTCTTCAAATGCCAAAAAAGCAGCCATCCTCGACAAAGATGTTCAAACTTTAAAAGACATGGAAAACCAAGCGGAAGTGTTTGGAAAGGCCATTCGTTTGAATTCTGTTTCTACTTTTGAATGTATTGTTGAAGGAAATAGTTTCTTCTTTATGGAAGTAAACACAAGGATTCAGGTGGAACACCGTGTCACAGAGATGGTGTACAAAATGAAGTTCACCAATCCGAACGATCCGAATGATATTTTCTACATTGATTCCCTTGTGGAAGCAATGGCAGTTCTTTCCATCCATGGTCCAAGAGTTCCAAAACCGGAACGAATTGTTCGCAACGTATCCGGTGCAGAAGTTCGGATCAATGCGACAAACCGTGCACTCCAACCACACGCAGGTGGGATCATCCAAAACTGGTCTAAAACGCTACCGGAAGAAATCAGAGATGACCAAGGGATTTGTACTCGTAACCCTGATACGGGTGCCTTTGTTCATTACAACCTAGCCGGAGCTTATGATTCTAACGTGGCTCTGATTGTTTCTTATGGAACAAGCCGAACTGAGAACTTAGAGATTTTGGGTAACATCCTTCGCAAAACAGAGCTTAGGGGTCAAAACCTTGAAACCAACTTACTCGTTCACTATGGTCTCATCCAGTGGATTTTAGGTAAGGATGCGATGTTCAAACCATCTACGGCATTTATGATTTCGTATTTGGCAGGAATTGGTTCCTTACAATCTATCATCAATGATTTAGATTTAGAGTATCTTTGGACGGAAAAAACAAAAGCTGCTGATGCAGATTTGAAAAAAGTCCTAAACAAAAAGATGACCCTTGTCATTCGTCCTTTAGAAAGACTCCTTGCGAACCCACACTTACTCGGTGGATTCCTCGGATTCTTTGATGGAAAACTTTGGACTCGAACAGGGAACAATGTGGCTTTCAATGAAAACCCAATCCAATTTTTGGATTCTTTGTACTACTATTTGAACTTAGATACAACAGAAGAAAAAGCAAGTTCTGAAAAGATTTGGGATCATGATGCCAACTTACTTTTAGAAGCCAAAGCTTTCTATTCTGAATTATCTACTCGAACAGGTCTTAGTACTTGGAAAGATTTATCAGATGCACTGGCAAAAGGTAAAAACCCATCCAAGTCACTTTCTGATGATCTTTGGAATGCTTCGGTGGCAAGCCATAACGGGTTCCAAGCTGGTCTTGAAACTTTGTTGTTACTTCCAAAAATCGGTATCAAATCCAACTTCTTTGGTTTGGACGTAAATGCAGATTTGGATGGAGTAGTGCCAGATGAATTCAAAAACAAAGACACAAGGGATGCATTCATCAAAACACTGAACCCTCCACCAAAAATGTCTGGGGATGAAATTGTGGCTCCGATGGGTGGAATGTTCTACTCAAAAGAAGCTCCAAACCTTCCTATGCTCATAAGTGAAGGGGATCATTTTCAAGCGGGACAACCTCTCTTTATCATTGAAGTAATGAAGATGTTTAACAAAATCCTTGCTCCAGTCAGTGGAACCATTGTGAAAAACTTAATGGTGGATTCAGACGGAAAGATTGTGACAAAAGCACAACCCATCTTTAAAATCAAACCAGATGAAATTCTAAAGGAAGAATCTCCGGAAGAAATTCGAACAAGAAAAGTGAAGGTAACAAAAGAGTTGGGTCTTGGTTAA
- a CDS encoding protein-glutamate methylesterase/protein-glutamine glutaminase yields MKKIKVFVVDDSAVVRQVLAEIFKSDSAFEFLGSASDPIFALDKMNNDWPDVIVLDIEMPRMDGLSFLKKIMSERPTPVVICSTLTTEGSDTAMIAMSLGACEVITKPKIGLKDFLHESTIELTDAVLAAASVSLKALPTQADRKEFSIKTDKKQDISQLQATEKIVAIGTSTGGTIALEEVLTKLPRDKTPGIVIVQHMPEKFTETFAKRLDSICDISVKEAKDGDRVVRGLALIAPGNRHMTVRRSGAQYYVEVTDGPLVNRHRPSVDVLFRSVARQAGKNSKGIIMTGMGDDGASGLHEMKEAGADTIAQNEETSVVFGMPKEAIKRGGVNHILPLSEIYKTIVGYG; encoded by the coding sequence CAGATTCTGCTTTCGAATTTTTAGGTAGTGCTTCCGATCCTATCTTTGCTTTGGATAAAATGAATAATGATTGGCCCGATGTCATTGTTTTGGATATCGAAATGCCAAGAATGGATGGATTGTCTTTCCTTAAAAAAATCATGTCAGAGAGACCTACTCCTGTTGTTATTTGTTCAACCTTAACCACAGAGGGATCTGATACTGCGATGATTGCTATGAGCCTTGGCGCTTGCGAAGTCATCACAAAACCAAAAATTGGATTAAAAGATTTTTTACATGAATCCACAATTGAACTAACTGATGCCGTTTTAGCTGCCGCTTCGGTTTCACTGAAGGCACTGCCGACCCAAGCTGATAGAAAAGAGTTTTCGATCAAAACCGATAAAAAACAAGATATCTCTCAACTACAAGCAACAGAAAAAATCGTGGCCATCGGGACTTCCACCGGTGGAACCATTGCACTGGAAGAAGTTCTCACGAAACTCCCCAGAGACAAAACTCCGGGTATCGTCATTGTCCAACATATGCCAGAAAAGTTTACAGAGACTTTTGCCAAACGATTGGATTCCATTTGTGATATTAGTGTGAAAGAAGCAAAAGATGGAGACCGTGTCGTCAGAGGACTTGCTCTCATAGCACCAGGGAACCGCCATATGACAGTTCGGCGGTCAGGTGCCCAGTATTATGTGGAAGTGACAGATGGCCCTCTAGTCAATAGACATAGGCCTTCTGTGGATGTACTTTTTCGCTCTGTTGCAAGACAAGCAGGTAAAAATTCCAAGGGAATCATTATGACGGGAATGGGTGATGATGGTGCTTCTGGTTTACATGAAATGAAAGAAGCTGGAGCGGATACCATAGCCCAAAATGAAGAAACTTCGGTTGTATTTGGTATGCCGAAAGAAGCAATCAAGAGAGGAGGTGTGAATCACATCCTCCCTCTTTCTGAAATTTACAAAACAATTGTGGGTTATGGTTAA